In Nicotiana tabacum cultivar K326 chromosome 2, ASM71507v2, whole genome shotgun sequence, the following proteins share a genomic window:
- the LOC107786427 gene encoding tubby-like F-box protein 7 — MSQRRSFLSRRILSRSFTFSKSFKEFKLPETSTQSDFALLSGGSNKLVFGGENDGAVESDSGDATSSWSNMLPELLVEIIQRVEASEDRWPLRQNVVACGCVCKRWRQLTEEVVESSLQAGKITFPSCLKQPGPRDSPLQCFIKRDKKNATFYLYLALSPALMDQGKFLLAARRYRNGAHIEYIISLDADDLSQRSKAYVGKLRSDFLGTNFTIYDSQPPHNGAKPSSGRSCRRFASKQISPQLPAGNFEVGHVSYKLNLLKSRGPRRMVCSLKCPCPGEAVMDKSQDALNKKQPGSAETSGTVLKNKAPRWHEHLQCWCLNFHGRVTVASVKNFQLVATLDQSQPGGKGDEDTVILQFGKVGDDVFTMDYRKPLSAFQAFAICLTSFGTKLACE; from the exons ATGTCACAGCGTCGTTCATTTCTCTCACGAAGAATCCTTAGTCGATCCTTTACATTTTCCAAATCCTTCAAAGAATTCAAACTTCCAGAAACTTCTACTCAATCTGATTTCGCTCTTCTTAGCGGCGGTTCGAACAAATTAGTATTCGGAGGTGAAAATGACGGCGCCGTCGAATCGGATTCCGGCGATGCCACGTCATCGTGGTCAAATATGTTGCCGGAGCTGCTAGTAGAGATTATACAGCGAGTGGAAGCTTCTGAGGACCGTTGGCCACTCCGTCAAAACGTTGTCGCATGTGGATGTGTGTGTAAGAGATGGCGGCAACTTACTGAGGAAGTTGTTGAGTCGTCTCTTCAGGCTGGAAAAATTACATTCCCTTCTTGCCTTAAACAG CCTGGGCCTCGAGACTCTCCTCTTCAATGTTTCATAAAACGTGACAAGAAAAACGCCACATTTTACCTATACCTTGCTCTTTCACCCG CATTAATGGACCAGGGGAAGTTTCTCTTAGCAGCTCGGAGGTACAGAAATGGTGCTCACATTGAATATATAATATCTCTTGATGCAGATGATTTGTCTCAGAGAAGTAAGGCGTATGTTGGGAAGTTAAG GTCGGACTTTCTTGGGACCAATTTTACCATATATGATAGTCAACCCCCACACAATGGGGCAAAGCCATCAAGCGGCCGGTCTTGTCGTCGTTTTGCGAGTAAGCAAATTAGTCCCCAATTACCAGCTGGTAATTTTGAAGTGGGACATGTTTCCTACAAGTTAAACCTGTTGAAGTCAAGAGGGCCAAGGAGGATGGTATGTTCACTCAAGTGTCCCTGCCCTGGAGAAGCTGTTATGGACAAGTCTCAGGATGCTCTGAACAAGAAGCAGCCTGGTTCTGCAGAAACCAGTGgcactgttttgaaaaataaagctCCAAGGTGGCATGAGCACTTGCAATGTTGGTGTTTAAATTTCCACGGCAGGGTCACCGTTGCATCTGTTAAGAATTTTCAGCTAGTTGCAACACTGGACCAAAGCCAGCCTGGTGGAAAAGGCGACGAGGATACAGTAATCCTTCAGTTTGGGAAGGTAGGAGACGATGTTTTTACAATGGACTACAGGAAGCCTCTGTCTGCCTTCCAAGCGTTTGCAATTTGCCTGACCAGCTTTGGCACAAAGTTGGCCTGTGAATAG